TCCGAGTCGGCTAATTCCAGCCTCCAGTCCTGCTTCGGTCACTTACTGGCTGTAGGATCTCAGGTAGAAGGCTTCACCTGCGTGGGCCCATTCCCTCGTGTATAAAGTGAGTTATTCTCACTTGCTCATTTAATAACAGTACCTGCCACAGGGTTATCGAAGAAGATAACGGGTCAGGCCAAGTCCTTCCCCTAAGTGAGCTGGTATTTTTATGCCTCCAACCTGGATCCTCTCCCGACATCTAGGCATCCTATGGTTTAGCCCTTTCCCTCTGGAGTCTGGGTGTTTTATCCTTCCATCCATCAATCCCACCTGATGCAGATACatcataaacaacaacaaaaaaaaaaaaaaaaaaaaagaataaggaaagacCATTCTCTTTTGCTTGCTACCAAATTTATTGGTAATTTTTCTACTATGATTTTTCATAAATGTCCCTAAAAGTCTGAATTTACTGAACAATGGGAACCTTCTGTGAGAGCAGGATGCTCCCTGAAGCCTGGCCTGTGTCCCCACTCTCACCCTGCTGGGTAGGAACAGCTCTGAAGGGTGGCTTCTTCCACTGCCTGGCACATCTCTCAGGCCTTCGTCACTGCTGTCGATTCCTCCTCCGTCACCTTAAGGAAAGCCCAGGAGCTGGCCGTAGGGGCTCCCGCTTCTCTGGTGCCCACCCTCCTCCTGTTTCCCAGGGCTGAATCCCTagggggcagggatgggaagcGAGGGCAGTTGGGTGAGACCGAGAGAGCCGGGCTTGGGTGAGCACAGCCTGGTGCTCAGTCACGTcagtccccagccccctgctccccGGTCCTGCCCGACTTGAGCTACGAGAGTCCCCGCCAGGCCCCTCGGCAGCCCAGCCTGCTCCACAGCCCTCCAGGAGTCTCCCTCCTGTTCTCTACGTTGGACAGCTCCCCCGGCTGCCCCCCTCCTCATTCTTGTCCTTCAGTTGCATGCTGTCCTCCTGCCTCCAAGGGCCCCAGGCCCCCGTCAGCCTCCTCAGCAGCCCCTGAAAGTCAGCCTGAAACCCAGAGGATGAAAAGTAGTAGACAAGTGGGTCGACGCAGGAGTTCAAGGTGCTGAGGAGCAGCACGTAACTTCTCCACGCCGGGCTTTCGCCCTGGATGTAGCCCACGACGTGGGACACGTTGTAGGGCCCAAAGCAGACGAGGAAGTTGAGCAGCGTGGCCACCACGAGCCCAACCACCCTCCTCCGCCGCCGGTGGTTGGTGCCTCTGCTGAGCACCCACACCAGGTGGCTATAGCAGTAGACGGTGATGAGCAGGGGCACCCCAAAAAGGACCACAGCCATCTCCAGCCTGACGGGCAGGAGAATCGCCAGCTGGTCCTTCTGGAACTCCAGGTAGCAGGTGCCGTTGGTGGCCTTCCCGGAGAATTCCATCACGTAGACCACGCTGCAGTGAGCGGCGGCCAGGAGCCAGCAGGCCCCGCTGACCAGGCCGGCCTGTCCCGGCCTCGGCCGGGCCTTGTACCACAGCGGGTAGGCCACGCTGAGGAAGCGTTCGACGCTCACAGCTGCCAGGAAGAGGGAGGTGAGGTAGAGGGTGGTGAAGAAGAGGGATCCGGAGAGGGGGCAGAAGATGAAGGGCAGGGGCCAGCGCATGCCGTTGGCCGCCTCCACCATGCGGAAGGGCAGGAAGAGCAGCAGGAGCAGGTCTGAGAGCGTCAGGTTGAGCAAGAGCACGTCCACAGCCACCGGGCGGCGCCGCAGCTTGCCCACGAAGATCACCAGGGCCGCCAGGTTGAGGGGCAGCCCCACGAGGAAGGTGAAGAGGTACACGGAGAAGTAGAGCCAGTGATTGCCGGGGGAGAAGGACCGGGCCAAGCTGGTGTCCATGGTGATGGCCactggagaaagaggaggacgGAGGTGGCAGTCTGGGTGGGGACCTTGGTGCCCCATGCCGACAGCATCTCGACCGTTGGCAGGGAACACTGTCACCGCCCCGACTCCCTCATTGCCCCCCTGATGCTTTCCTCGGCAACGTCAGCCCGCCTGTCTTCCTGGTCATACCCTGTCGCCTGTCCCTTCCCCGAGAAAAGCAAGCGCCGAGCCTCCCCCTCCAGACCCCCCCAGAGCCCCGTGCTCACCTGCTTATTTGAGAACCCAACTGCTTTTCCCCCAGCACCTCGCCGGCTCCTCTAGAGAAATATAGTTAGCTATTTATCTGGCAGAACTGATAAAGACAGATGACCTCATTCACCATTGGGCAATCGCACAAAAGATGCCTTTTGCTCCATCACGAGCACCGCGCGAGTATGCAAAATGAGGAGCAAATTCCACCGCGGCGTGCTCTCCGGCTGCCTCGGAGGGGATGCTCTACCCAGCCCCGAGCCGACCTCATCTTCCCCTCCCTGATCCTCCACTTGAATTGCATCTGCTTCTCTGGAATGGCGGTCATCCAACTTGCCTTGTAAGGGCAGGAAGCACGACGCAGTGATGGAGGGCCCGTGCTCCGGAGCCAGAGCCCGGGTGCGATTCCGGCTCCGTCACTAACTCTGGGATTTGGGGCAAGTGACCCAAACTCTCGACCTCTGCTTTCTCGTCTGCAAAGCAGGGATAATCACAGTACCAATTTCGTAGGGTTTTGTTAGATTAAGGCATTGCTACTGCCTGTCGAGTGCTGAGAAGGGAAGCGGGCATGTTATGGTAAGTACTAACAGATGTTAGCTGCCAACATCGCAGCCATGGGTGTGGGCTTGTCTCTGGGGTGATGGGAATAACAACAGcactaataatgataatgatgattgAGGGGGCACGTAATCCGTGGCAGGCACTCTGCTTCTGAGGGCATCGCCAACCTGCCCTTCGCCTCACAGTGGGGAGGTGACTCACTGCTACAGCCTGTTAAGCATCACCAGCAGGGTTCAAACCGAAGCTCTGTCCAGCTTCAGAGActtcttctttatgtattcattcaaatatttatggaacataatgagataccattctGTACCCGCTGGGATGGCCACAAGCAAAAAATTAGATAATACCAAGTGGcggggaggatgtggaggaatgAGAGTCCTCATACTTTgctggtaaaaatataaaattgtaggGTGCCTTTGGGAAGCGGTTTCTTGAAACAGTTCACATAAATCTACCAAATAACCCAGCTCCACTAATAGGTATCTACTTGAGCAATGTTCATAATGGCCCCAAAGTAGAAACATCCCCTGGTGGCCCATCAGCTGGCGAACGGATCCACCATGTGGGCATATCCACGCGATGGAATACTCTTTGGCGATAGGAAGGAACGAAACGCCCAGAATATGGGTGAAgctcaaaaacattatgccacGGGAGAcaagccagacataaaagaccATATATCGTATGTTTCCGTTTATATGAATTGTCCAAGATAGGCGACtttatggagacagaaagtagaaagtagATTGCCGGTTGCCTGGGGACGTAGGGGGAAATGGAGTCAGCTGTAAACGAGCAGGAGGGCTCTTACCGGGGTGACGACCGTGTTCTAACCTGGATTCTAGTGATAGGTGCAAGGCTTAGTCAGTGTACTAAAAACCCTTGACGTGTACGCCTGAAATGGGTGGATTTTATGATACGTAAATTTTATCTCAAGTAAGTTGTTAAAAATGGTGAGCAAAACAAGGATGTTGCTGCTGTGGGTCTGGTGGTGGTGAGCTCTAAGGGGATTGAGTGGTAGGAGGGTAGTACAGACTAACAGAGGCAGAGAACCACTGGGGAGGCCCTTCAGGCAAACAGAAAGGCAGGTGCACAGGCTAATCTGCTGGGGGCGCCTCTAGAAGGCTTAGGGCTGACGGGGTGGGGGTCACCAGGGTGCTGGGGGGCGGATCACGTGGGGCGTCGTGGACCCTCGGGAGGAACTAAATTCCACCGCCAGATGGAGGAGGTGCAATTCTCCGGAACAAGTGGCCCAGCACCAGCTGGAGCTCCGGAGCGGTGGGAGAGAGCGTCCCTGGCTTTATGGGAAGGCGCAGTGAGGCCGCTTGTGCTCAGGAGTTCGGGCTTTTACTGAAATTCTCTGCTGTCACCGCTGTGCAGGGAATAAACTTGTTTCTTGCTTCTGCGGAGCCCCGGGCAAGTTAGGTAACTTCTCTGGTCTGTTTTCATGTAAAACAGATAATGAAATTTTCTTTGGAAGGCTCTTGCGAGCATTCATTCGTTTGGCAAACACTTCCTGAGAACCCGCTACTACGTGCCAAGCTCCCTTCTAAGGTGCTGGGGGCAGATCAGCAAATGAAATCCCTTGCCCTTGTAGACACTGAAGCATAAAAAGAGGTAGCTTGTATACACCAGCGCGTGCACGCCAGGCACGTAGCTACCCGCTCTGTAGCACAGGCTATGCTCACGGCGTGATCGCCTTTAGAGGAACAAGTCTGCTTCCTGCATCTTGCCTCATCAGAGCAGGTGCCCAGATGTTTGTCTCCTCCATGaccactctcctctccctgctctcacGGGTTCAGGGTGCCACTGTTTGCCTTTGCAAAGTGGACCACAAGGATGGGCGTTCACACTGATACCTCAAGTTCTTTCATATGTCCCCTGACCCTCGGGGGTCCTGCCTTGAAGGATCGCATCACGCGTCCACCCCTTCCTTGCTGTAGAGCCTCAGGAAAATTCCTTAATCctgcaaaatgaagatgataataatACTTGGCTCCAGGCCCATAGCTAACTTAAGGAGCACCTTTGTACAAATTAGGAAAAAGCACCCCACTCCAGGCGGTAGCGCCCTCCACCGAGGCGCCCTGCTTGAGGAGTGGGTGATATCTTTGTTCAAATTAGAATAACGTGCTCCTTCCTCTGGATGGAAGTAGTCCCATGCCGGGCACATGGATCGGTGAGCACAGCACAGGCTAGACTTTAGTCAATGTTTGTCCGTCTGCCTGGCACTCTCGTGCAGTGAACAACCTGCCCATCTGTACGGCAGCTGCGTAGCCAAATCAAAGGATTGTGTGAGTATGAAATGGGACAACACTTGTAAAACACTCGCCCTGGTGACTGTCCCATATCAGGGACTCTATTTGTTAGGGACTCTTCTTGGTGTGGCTAGCATTTTCTCTCCCTGCGGAAGCGTCTTTTCCTACCAACTTCCTGTTCACAGTTCCAGTGCTGCCCTCTTGTGAGTGCAAAACGGCATAACAGTGTCAGTATCttgcctcctgcctctcctcttgtccagaaattaaaatattctctccTAGGAGATGTTTGGGGAACAGCATCCCCCCGAACGTACCATCAGTGTGGCATTTCCTCTAGACTGGAAGAGAATTTCTGTAGCATTGGCAGGTGGGCGCGAGGAGAAGAGGgacaggcagaggtggggagtcACGCTGATGTACGCGGAGGCAAGCTTACCTTCCTCCTGTGACCTGGCCCCTGGCTTCCGTCTTCCCTCCACTGGGATGCGGTCTTCGGCCAGGCTCAGTTCTTCCCATAAGCGGTTCCAAGGGTGCTTCCAGGCAAGGCCGCCCTGCAGTTCCTTCGGCGCAGTCCCCATCAGGGGCCTGCGAGAGCAGCCGGCCTCCCCTGCTCCATGCCCCTTCTCTCCAGCGGCGGCTGCTGCTTCTGGGATGTCCCTCCTTTCGTTCTCGCCACACTTGTCGCCCGGCCGGCACCCCCTCCCAGGTAGCCAGTCACCAACGGGTTGAGCACCACACTCCAGGCACCCGTGATGAGCCCCAGTTTCCGCCAGCGGCCGCCCGTGTCGGGGTGCAGGAAGGCAGCCACGTTGGAGGCGTTGTAAGGCCCTAAGCAGAGCAGCAGTGTGAGCAGAGCCCCGCCGGCCACCCAGGCCGCCCTCAGCTTCCGTCTGTGGCTCAGGCCTGACCGGGCCAGTGCCCGGAGGCAGCCCACGTAACAGAAGGCTGTGATGGtcagggggaggaagaagagcaggagagaaaggctGAGGCGAGCAGGGCCCGCTGAGGCCGGGTCCCAGGCCTCCAGGCAGACCGGAGAGCCGTTCACTGGCGTGTTGACGCCCAGGGAGCTGTTGGTATTGTCCGTCCAGCCTCCTGGAGCCTCCAACCCAAAGACCAGCCCCAGGTGACAGAGGACAAGGGCCCATatggccacacacacaccccaggaaTAACGCGGCCTCCGGGCAGCTTGGTACCCCAAGGGGAAGGCAGCCCCCAGGTAGCGGCCGACACTCAAGGCAGCCAGGAAGCCCCCGCCAGCATAGAGCGGAGCGAAGTGGGCCAGGGCAAAGGCAGGACAGAGCGAGGCCGGCAGAGGCCAGGCGCCCAAGGCCAGGGCCTCCACCGCCTTCAGGGGCAGAGAGGCTGCCAGCAGGAGGTCAGAGCAGCCTAGGTGGAGGGCATAGACAAGGCTGGGGGTGAGGCGGAGCCGGGCAT
The Panthera uncia isolate 11264 chromosome E2 unlocalized genomic scaffold, Puncia_PCG_1.0 HiC_scaffold_19, whole genome shotgun sequence genome window above contains:
- the FFAR3 gene encoding LOW QUALITY PROTEIN: free fatty acid receptor 3 (The sequence of the model RefSeq protein was modified relative to this genomic sequence to represent the inferred CDS: deleted 2 bases in 1 codon) translates to MGHQGPHPDCHLRPPLSPVAITMDTSLARSFSPGNHWLYFSVYLFTFLVGLPLNLAALVIFVGKLRRRPVAVDVLLLNLTLSDLLLLLFLPFRMVEAANGMRWPLPFIFCPLSGSLFFTTLYLTSLFLAAVSVERFLSVAYPLWYKARPRPGQAGLVSGACWLLAAAHCSVVYVMEFSGKATNGTCYLEFQKDQLAILLPVRLEMAVVLFGVPLLITVYCYSHLVWVLSRGTNHRRRRRVVGLVVATLLNFLVCFGPYNVSHVVGYIQGESPAWRSYVLLLSTLNSCVDPLVYYFSSSGFQADFQGLLRRLTGAWGPWRQEDSMQLKDKNEEGQPGELSNVENRRETPGGLWSRLGCRGAWRGLS
- the FFAR1 gene encoding free fatty acid receptor 1, producing MDLPPQLSFALYVAAFALGFPLNALAIGGAVSHARLRLTPSLVYALHLGCSDLLLAASLPLKAVEALALGAWPLPASLCPAFALAHFAPLYAGGGFLAALSVGRYLGAAFPLGYQAARRPRYSWGVCVAIWALVLCHLGLVFGLEAPGGWTDNTNSSLGVNTPVNGSPVCLEAWDPASAGPARLSLSLLLFFLPLTITAFCYVGCLRALARSGLSHRRKLRAAWVAGGALLTLLLCLGPYNASNVAAFLHPDTGGRWRKLGLITGAWSVVLNPLVTGYLGGGAGRATSVARTKGGTSQKQQPPLERRGMEQGRPAALAGP